DNA sequence from the Halanaerobiales bacterium genome:
AGAAATGGTAATGCCTGGAGATAATGTAGAGATGGAAGTAGAATTAATTACACCAATAGCAATGGAAGAAGGACTTCGTTTTGCTATTCGTGAAGGTGGCCATACAGTTGGTGCTGGTGCTGTAACTGAGATTATTGAGTAGGAATTTCAGAAAAAGATGAGGAGAAATGCTCCTCTCTTTTTCTATGTACCAATTAGACTACATTTAGAGTATAATATAAGAAATATTGTCCTGAAGAAGGGGGTAAGAGAATGCCTAAACATGAAAAAATAAGAATTAGACTCAAATCCTATGAACATGAGCTTTTAGATAAATCAGCACAAAAAATAGTAACTACTGCTGAAAGAACTGGAGCAGATATTTCAGGTCCTGTACCATTACCTACTGAAAAAGAAGTATTTACTGTACTCCGTTCTCCTCATGTTCATAAAGATGCAAGAGAACAGTTTGAGATGCGTACACATAAAAGACTAATAGATATTTTAGACCCTAGCTCAAAAACAGTTGATGCTTTGATGAGACTCGATTTACCTGCTGGGGTTAATATAGAGATTAAATTATAATCGTTGAGGAGGTGTTTTAAAGATGCCTAAGGGTATATTAGGTAAAAAAATTGGTATGACCCAGATTTTTAAAGATGATGGTACATTAGTTCCTGTTACAGTTGTTGAAGCAGGTCCCTGTGCTGTAGTTCAAAAAAGAACAGAAGAAAAAGATGGTTATGAAGCAGTGCAATTAGGTTATGAAGATATAGATGAAAATAAATTGAATAAACCTGAGCTTGGACATTTCAAAAGTGCTGGAGTTAAACCTAAAAAACATTTAAAAGAATTCAGAAATTATTCTGAAGATGTTTCTGAAGGAGATGAAGTAACTGTAGATTTATTTGAAGCTGGAGAAAAAGTAAATGTAAAAGGTTTAACAAAAGGACAGGGTTTTCAGGGTAATGTAAAACGTTGGAATCATGGAACTGGTCCCAAAACACATGGTTCTCACTTTCATAGAGCACCAGGTTCAATAGGTGCAGTAGATGCAGCTCGTGTGTTTAAAGGCCAAAAACTTCCTGGTAGAATGGGAAGAGATAAAGTAACTATAGAAAAATTAGAAATTGTTGATGTAGATCAGGAAAAAAATGCTTTATTGATAAAAGGAGCCTTACCTGGCCCAAAGAAAAATATCCTGACTATAGAAACAATTGAAGAATAAATATATGATAGAGAGGAGGATATTTGATGCCACAGGTAAGTAAATTTGACATGTCTGGAAAAGAAATAGGAGATTTTGAGCTTAATGATAAAGTCTTTGCTGAAGATGTAAACGAACATGTTGTACATCAGGTAGTAACAGCTCAATTGGCAGCTATTAGAAGAGGAACTGCCTCTACAAAAACTAGAAGTGAAGTTAGAGGTGGTGGTCGAAAACCATGGCGCCAAAAGGGAACTGGTAGAGCGAGACATGGTACAATTCGTTCCCCATTATGGGTTGGTGGTGGTGTTACATTTGGACCAAAGCCACGCTCATATAAAAAGAAAGTAAATAAAAAGATGAAAAGATTAGCATTGAGATCTATTTTAACTGATAAAGTTAATAATGATCAGTTAAAAATTATTGATGAATTGGATTATGATAAGCCTAAAACAAAGCAAGTTGTTAATCTTATAAAAGATTTTGATTTAGAAGATAAAAAGGTATTGATTGTATTGCCTGAAAAAAATGAAAATGTATATTTATCGGCACGTAACCTACCTAATATAGATACAATGGTTTTAGATGCTATGAATGCCTATCAACTTTTGGATAATGATTATATATTAGTTCCAGAAGAGGCAGCTCAGAAGATCGAGGAGGTGCTGGCTGAATGAAAGAAGCACGTGATATAATAATTTCACCAATTATAACTGAAAAAAGTATGGATTTAATGGAAAGCAATAATACCTATACTTTTAAAGTTGCAAAGAATTCAAATAAAGTAGAAATTAAAAATGCAATTCAGGAAATTTTCAATGTAGATGTTGTAAATGTTAATACAATGAATCTTAAAGGTAAAGAAATACGACTTGGAGTACATGAGGGTAGAAGACCTGATTGGAAAAAAGCTTTGGTTAAACTTGCCAAAGACGATGAGATAGAAATATTTGAAGGAGTTTAATTTTAAGCATGTAAAGGAGGTAAAGTAATGGCTATTAAAAAGTTTAAACCAACTACTCCATCTAGAAGATATATGACTGTAGCTAGTTTTAAGGAAATAACTAAAAAGGAACCAGAAAAAAGTTTGCTGGCCCCTTTGAAAAAAACTGGTGGAAGAAATAGTAATGGTAGAATAACTTCTCGCCGTCGTGGTGGAGGTCATAAAAGACGCTATCGTATTATAGATTTCAAACGTGATAAAGATGGAATTCCTGCAACTGTAGCAGCAATTGAATATGATCCTAATCGTTCAGCCAGGATTGCACTTTTGAATTATGCTGATGGAGAAAAAAGATATATATTAGCTCCTGATGGAGTTGAAGTTGGAGATAAATTGATGAGTGGAAAAGAAGCTGATGTTAAGGCTGGAAATGCAAAAAAATTAAAAGAACTTCCAGTTGGTACAATCATTCATAATATAGAAATGAAACCTGCTACAGGAGGTCAGATTGCAAGGTCTGCTGGTAGTATGGCTCAACTTTTAGCTAAGGAAGGTAAGTTTGCACACATTAAGATGCCTTCTGGTGAAGTAAGATTGATTAGACAGGAATGTAAAGCTACGATTGGACAGGTCGGAAACATAAATCATGAAAATGTTGTTGGTGGTAAAGCTGGACGTAGTCGCTGGAATGGTAAGCGTCCAAAAGTACGTGGAGTTGTTATGAACCCACATGATCACCCACATGGTGGTGGTGAAGGTAAATCACCTGCAGGACGTCATCCTGTTACACCCTGGGGACAGCCAACTATGGGTAAAAAGACACGTAAAACAAAGAAATCAGATAATAAGATTATTCGTTCACGTCATGAGAAGAAAAGATAATCCAGAAAGGAGGGTTTTGTTTTGGGTAGATCATTAAAAAAAGGCCCTTTTGTTGAAGAGGACTTACTTGAAAAAATAAAAGAAATGAATGATAGTGGAAAAAAAGAGGTAGTGAAAACCTGGTCAAGGGCTTCTATGGTAATTCCAAAAATGGTAGGCCATACGATAGCTGTTCATGATGGTAGAAAACATGTACCGATTTTTATTAGTGAAGAAATGGTAGGACATAAGTTAGGTGAGTTTGCACCTACACGTATATTCAGAGGTCACAGTCGTCATACTGAACGTTCTACAGCTTTAAAGTAATAGGGTTATAAAGGAGGTTTATCTTATGGAAGCTAAAGCTGTTGCAAAATATATTCGGATTACTCCGAGAAAAGCAAGACAGGTTATTGATTTAATTCGAAATAAAGATGCACAGGAAGCTAAAGCTATTTTGAGAAATACACCAAAAAAGGCTTCAAAGCCTATTTCAAAAGTTTTAAACTCAGCTATGGCTAATGCAGAAAATAATCATGATATGTTTGTTGA
Encoded proteins:
- the rpsS gene encoding 30S ribosomal protein S19 translates to MGRSLKKGPFVEEDLLEKIKEMNDSGKKEVVKTWSRASMVIPKMVGHTIAVHDGRKHVPIFISEEMVGHKLGEFAPTRIFRGHSRHTERSTALK
- the rplV gene encoding 50S ribosomal protein L22; the encoded protein is MEAKAVAKYIRITPRKARQVIDLIRNKDAQEAKAILRNTPKKASKPISKVLNSAMANAENNHDMFVEDLTVSEAYVNEGPTMKRFRARAMGQASPINKRTSHITVVVSDNKKEG
- the rplD gene encoding 50S ribosomal protein L4, coding for MPQVSKFDMSGKEIGDFELNDKVFAEDVNEHVVHQVVTAQLAAIRRGTASTKTRSEVRGGGRKPWRQKGTGRARHGTIRSPLWVGGGVTFGPKPRSYKKKVNKKMKRLALRSILTDKVNNDQLKIIDELDYDKPKTKQVVNLIKDFDLEDKKVLIVLPEKNENVYLSARNLPNIDTMVLDAMNAYQLLDNDYILVPEEAAQKIEEVLAE
- the rplB gene encoding 50S ribosomal protein L2, which produces MAIKKFKPTTPSRRYMTVASFKEITKKEPEKSLLAPLKKTGGRNSNGRITSRRRGGGHKRRYRIIDFKRDKDGIPATVAAIEYDPNRSARIALLNYADGEKRYILAPDGVEVGDKLMSGKEADVKAGNAKKLKELPVGTIIHNIEMKPATGGQIARSAGSMAQLLAKEGKFAHIKMPSGEVRLIRQECKATIGQVGNINHENVVGGKAGRSRWNGKRPKVRGVVMNPHDHPHGGGEGKSPAGRHPVTPWGQPTMGKKTRKTKKSDNKIIRSRHEKKR
- the tuf gene encoding elongation factor Tu (EF-Tu; promotes GTP-dependent binding of aminoacyl-tRNA to the A-site of ribosomes during protein biosynthesis; when the tRNA anticodon matches the mRNA codon, GTP hydrolysis results; the inactive EF-Tu-GDP leaves the ribosome and release of GDP is promoted by elongation factor Ts; many prokaryotes have two copies of the gene encoding EF-Tu), with amino-acid sequence EMVMPGDNVEMEVELITPIAMEEGLRFAIREGGHTVGAGAVTEIIE
- the rpsJ gene encoding 30S ribosomal protein S10, whose product is MPKHEKIRIRLKSYEHELLDKSAQKIVTTAERTGADISGPVPLPTEKEVFTVLRSPHVHKDAREQFEMRTHKRLIDILDPSSKTVDALMRLDLPAGVNIEIKL
- the rplW gene encoding 50S ribosomal protein L23, translated to MKEARDIIISPIITEKSMDLMESNNTYTFKVAKNSNKVEIKNAIQEIFNVDVVNVNTMNLKGKEIRLGVHEGRRPDWKKALVKLAKDDEIEIFEGV
- the rplC gene encoding 50S ribosomal protein L3 translates to MPKGILGKKIGMTQIFKDDGTLVPVTVVEAGPCAVVQKRTEEKDGYEAVQLGYEDIDENKLNKPELGHFKSAGVKPKKHLKEFRNYSEDVSEGDEVTVDLFEAGEKVNVKGLTKGQGFQGNVKRWNHGTGPKTHGSHFHRAPGSIGAVDAARVFKGQKLPGRMGRDKVTIEKLEIVDVDQEKNALLIKGALPGPKKNILTIETIEE